One Carya illinoinensis cultivar Pawnee chromosome 5, C.illinoinensisPawnee_v1, whole genome shotgun sequence genomic window, GTTTCAGTTCGGGCGCACGAAGAGCGTGGCGAAGCGTTCGAAGAAATACTTGGAAGAAGCGCTGTACACGAGGCTCTTCAGGGAAGGTAGCGAGGAGGCGAGCGTTCGGCACAAGCTCAACCAGTTCCTCAAGAGCCACAAACGAGTCTACAAATGGGAAGTCGGCGATACTCTGAAGAAGCTTCGCGACCGCAAGCTCTACTACCCTGCACTCAAGGTTAGAAAGCCGTTTTCTCTTCATTTACTTTATTGGTTCTGATGTCTTAGAGTTATCATTGATTCGAACCTGTGTTTCAGAAAATTACTCATTTTTCCACTCTAGTTTCGAACTTGAGCAATTCAAATAGTTATTTTGTGCTTAGGATGGATAGGGGCCTAGATTGATGGTTCATGATTCGTCTGCTGCCTGCTTCTATCCTAGTTGGTCGCATGCTGCTTTTGGTTCATAGATTACGGTGTTGTATGGTTTTCTGCAAATTGATGCGAAAGGCTTGCTGTTTGTGTTATGGATTTAATAGGATTTTCAGCATTGCTGCATTTCGAAGTGTCTAAAATTCAAGCATGTTAAGATGCACGAATACTTGTTGAAATACCATCGATCAAAGCAACCCTCCAGTATGGATTTGCGTAGAATTCTAATTCAACACATTTTTAGCACGCAACACATTCTTGCTTCCCACTTAGTAAAGAATAAGACATAAAAATGCTGaatgtttacttataaaaaaaaaaaatgctgaatCTTTGTAATCCAATATCTATTCCCTTTATGTATGTTTGACGTGCTGTGTTTTCTGAACATTGTTCTTAAAATGAATATGATAGCTTAACTCTCTGTTGAAGTTTTTATCTCTTCAGTTCACCTAGGCATTGCATTTTTGTGAAATACGGTTCCTGATTTTTTCATGGTTCACCTATGCTCTCTTTGTGTATATGTGTGTGGAAGGTGAAAGGAGGCATATTATTTGGTCTTGATTGCATTTTTCATTAGCACAGATTATTGGATTCCTAATTTTTGATATGACAGCTTTCAGAAACTATGACTAAAAGGGGAATGAATAAGATGGTCAGTGATCACGCCATACATCTAGATCTAGTTGCCAAAACACGAGGTATTGCTGCTGCAGAAAACTATTTCATTGATCTTCCTGAATCATCAAAAAATCATCTCTGTTATGGTGCCCTCCTCAATTGTTACTGCAAGGAACTGATGACTGAAGAAGCAGAAGCTCTCATGGAAAAGATGAAGGAACTCAACCTTCCTTTAAGCGCTATGCCTTATAACAGCCTTTTGACCCTTTACACAAAAACTGGGCAGCCTGAAAAGATCCCCGCCATCATACAGGAAATGAAGGCCTCCAATGTTATGTTGGATTCTTATACATACAATGTTTGGATGAGGGCTCTTGCTGCTGTCAATGATATTGCTGAGACCGAAAGGGTTATTGATGAGATGAAGAGGGATGGCCGAGTTGCTGGAGATTGGACAACATATAGCAACTTAGCATCAATATATGTTGATGCTGGCTTATTTGAAAAGGCAGAAAAAGCACTCAAGGAATTGGAGAAGAGAAATGTCTGCAGAGAGCTCTCAGCTTACCAGTTCCTAATTACGTTGTATGGCCGAGCGGGGAACCTGATTGAAGTTTTTCGGGTATGGCGTTCTTTGAGGCTGGCTTTTCTGAAAACTGCAAACATAAGCTATCTCAATATGATTCAGACACTTATAAACTTAAAAGATTTACCAGGAGCAGAGAAGTGTTTCAGGGAGTGGGAATCTGGGTGCTCAACTTATGATATCCGCATTGCAAATGCTTTGATAGGAGCTTACACAAAAGAAGGTTTGCTAGAGAAGGCTGAGGAGCTTAAGGAGCGGGCTCGCCGGAGAGGGGCTAAACCTAATGCGAAAACTTGGGAGATCTTTTTGGATTACTATTTGAAAAGTGGGGAATTCAAATTGGCAGTTGATTGTGTTGCGAATGCAATATCTATTGGTAGGGGGGATGGTGGGAAGTGGCTCCCTTCATCTGTGGTTGTCAGAAGATTAATGGAGCATTTTGAACAAGAGAAAGATGTTGATGGTGCAGAAGGTTTTCTTGAGATTTTGAAGAAGGCTGTGGATAATGTAGGGGCAGAGGCTCTTGAATCACTAATAAGAACATATGCAGCTGCTGGAAGGACAAGCCCTGTAATACGCCGTTGGCTGAAAATGGAGAATGTTGAGGTGAATGAGGTCTGCATGAAGTTGCTTGAGAAAATATCTGTTGAGTGAGTTCTGTTTTAGTTTGAAGGGTTTCGCtcattaaaaaaagttttagtTTGTATGGTTTCTACCGGCTATTCTGTTTCCATAATAAttcattcctctttctttttaaccAATGTGAAGTGCACATGGGGTAACCATTCAAGAGTGCCTCttctatttgaaattttgaaatacgTGACTATGGATTTTCCTTTAACATACTGTAGACTCCACTTTGACTAGTGGCTATAGACCTTTTTGTCTATGGAAGCTATGTTAAAGAATTTGTTGTTACATCTGGGCTGGCTGACACGGGCTATATATCCCAAGCCAGTGGCATGCTAATCAGAGTAGTATTGGTTTTGTTGACGATTGCATTCAATCATACCCACAGTCTGTTCAGCCCTTTCTATTGCTAGATGGTCAATTCCTTTTGCATGGTGCTAGAAAGAGCTATTGTCACAATGGTAGGGAGCCAATACTCTGGTTTCCTGCAAATTTAAAGCAGCTAAATTGTTAACAATATCATGGTCTACCTATAAAAAATTGCTAGATGCTCAGAAGTTGTTTTCTGTTGTAGTTCAATTGTTGAGTGACTCACAGTGACTTAGTGGTGATTAGATTCAATTTATGTATGGGAAGGATTGATTTCTTCAGTTGTGCCTCATAATTTCCATGAATAATATTCAGGTAGACCTAGCCTTTCACTGCCGCTGTAGAGCTGGGATGGaaatttacctatcaaaaaagagTCGGCATGGAAATTTAGAGTCTGATGTATTGTCATTAATACACTTTTAAGAGTCCGTTGAATCGAAGCACTCCCCTTTCTACCTGTAGTGAAACGTTTCTTTTGATAGGCTAAACTGCATTATTTGTTTGCCATTCCTTTCTTTACTTGAAGTTGGTTTCGAGTGATAAAGGTTTCTTCAGTGAACAAGTAGTTAAGAGCTGAGTAAGGAGGTGTGAAAGGTGACTTACCCTCAACCGAAAACCAGGAGTTGGCATCTAGATGGATTGACTGATTGTTACTCCAGGCAAATGACCTACTAGATGTGTGCTTTGGGGGTAATTAAGGCCTGGTTTGgttattaagatgagatgagatctcatataattattataactttcttaaattcttacataaaatatgataaataataattttttaaaattttaaaataaaaataatataaaaaaattatattttaataatattttatttaatttgtaactttttatcttatctcatttccttTGATTACACAAATGCGACCGTTTGTTGCTTAGCGTATTTATGGTTATCTTTAacagcaatgctacatacagttgtgGAATTACAAATGCCGtccaatcattttgaaaaagagtggggtatacgattaaaaagttagttttttttttttttcatgtgagttttatattaattcatttttttcaaagcgactgcacgctgcttgcacaaccacgattgcaaatatcatttctctatcttTAAATGCTCAATTGTTCCAATCTTTAATATTCACCCTTACAAATGGTCAACTCTTTGCCTAGGGTTGCCTAGTTATTAGCTTCctggaattttgatttaaattttttagccTAGCAACAGaagatttgataattaaaaaaaataaaagagtttcctGAAAATTTTCCTAGGTTAAACTTATTAAACTCTAAGCTTGGTTTGGATATAAGaagtatttaattttatcttatcattataatttttttaaatttttacataaaatataataaaacaattcaattttttcaaatctcaaaataataataatattaaaaaataatattctaagaatgttttattcaacttttatttcaactcatttcatttcaaactaTTGTCTAAACATTAGCTAAATTAAAACGAGCCATTATGTTCAACGCCCTTTATATTTGCTTGGGGGCAGACATGCAATAGCTTCTGTTCCTCTAGTTTTCTAGAGTTCTTAGATTGGTGTTGTCTTTCTTCATCCTGCTAGTTGGGTGTGTCCTTGTATATTTCCTGTATATTTGGGTTGCACCCCTTCCGCAcccttgctaacagatagtcaGATATATTATGGTGTTATGCTTTCTGACCTTGCGTAAGACGTCGTACATTTCTAACGACATTGTTGTAAGAGATTGGAGGATTCACATTA contains:
- the LOC122309507 gene encoding pentatricopeptide repeat-containing protein At1g60770 isoform X2 → MGSRRYSEEASRPQALLPCTQETMTKRGMNKMVSDHAIHLDLVAKTRGIAAAENYFIDLPESSKNHLCYGALLNCYCKELMTEEAEALMEKMKELNLPLSAMPYNSLLTLYTKTGQPEKIPAIIQEMKASNVMLDSYTYNVWMRALAAVNDIAETERVIDEMKRDGRVAGDWTTYSNLASIYVDAGLFEKAEKALKELEKRNVCRELSAYQFLITLYGRAGNLIEVFRVWRSLRLAFLKTANISYLNMIQTLINLKDLPGAEKCFREWESGCSTYDIRIANALIGAYTKEGLLEKAEELKERARRRGAKPNAKTWEIFLDYYLKSGEFKLAVDCVANAISIGRGDGGKWLPSSVVVRRLMEHFEQEKDVDGAEGFLEILKKAVDNVGAEALESLIRTYAAAGRTSPVIRRWLKMENVEVNEVCMKLLEKISVE
- the LOC122309507 gene encoding pentatricopeptide repeat-containing protein At1g60770 isoform X1, with the translated sequence MSVNQFQFGRTKSVAKRSKKYLEEALYTRLFREGSEEASVRHKLNQFLKSHKRVYKWEVGDTLKKLRDRKLYYPALKLSETMTKRGMNKMVSDHAIHLDLVAKTRGIAAAENYFIDLPESSKNHLCYGALLNCYCKELMTEEAEALMEKMKELNLPLSAMPYNSLLTLYTKTGQPEKIPAIIQEMKASNVMLDSYTYNVWMRALAAVNDIAETERVIDEMKRDGRVAGDWTTYSNLASIYVDAGLFEKAEKALKELEKRNVCRELSAYQFLITLYGRAGNLIEVFRVWRSLRLAFLKTANISYLNMIQTLINLKDLPGAEKCFREWESGCSTYDIRIANALIGAYTKEGLLEKAEELKERARRRGAKPNAKTWEIFLDYYLKSGEFKLAVDCVANAISIGRGDGGKWLPSSVVVRRLMEHFEQEKDVDGAEGFLEILKKAVDNVGAEALESLIRTYAAAGRTSPVIRRWLKMENVEVNEVCMKLLEKISVE